The DNA region ATTCGCTATGATAGCAGTGGGTACTGGCCAATTTGTATGGCATGAGGCTGCATTAAGTTTCTTATGGATGATTGTCGGAGGAGGTATTATTGGGCTTTTATTAGGATATATTATTATGAAATTTCATCAGTTATTACCTACCGATGCCAATATGGACACACTTATCACATTAGTAACTCCTTATACTATCTATCTTGCCGCAGAGGAAGTACATAGTTCGGGGGTATTAGCGGTTGTATGTGGTGGCTTGTTTTTATCCTATCATAAATACGCATTTCTAAAAAGATCCTCTAGATTAAGAAATGAAAATGTATGGTCAAGCTTGGTATTTCTGCTAAATGGAATTGTATTTTTTATCATTGGTTTGGACCTTCCAGAAATTTTACAAGGTTTGCAATCTGAAGGCATTAGTCTTGGCTTGGCGACCAAATATGGATTAATTATCACAGGCACACTTATTCTTGGTCGTATTATAGCGGCTTATGGTGCTGTTGTCGTTACACTTATTATGCGAAATTTTATCACGGTGGCAGATTCCAGCAATCCTGGATTTAAGGTTCCTATCATATTAGGATGGACAGGAATGCGCGGCGTAGTTTCTTTAGCAGCAGCACTTTCCATTCCTGTATATTTAAAAAATGGGACTCCATTTCCACATAGAAATTTGATATTATATATAACGTTTGTGGTTATTCTTGGCACGCTGATTATTCAAGGCTTGACTTTACCCATTTTGCTCAAAAAGTTTCAATTACCTAAATACAAAGATCACTATCCAGAACATGAAGCGACTGCGATATTAAAAAACGATTTGGCAAAAGCTTCCTTAGAATATATCCAAACAAATTATAGTGTGGATGCTATTCAAAATTTTCATTTAAAGAAAATGGTTCTTCAGTGGGAAAAACAATTAGAAGCGGAAGACGAGCTTGAAATGTCCAACAATGCGAAAAAAATATACTTAGACATTTTAGATTTGCAAAGAAAAAAATTGATCGAAAAAAATAGAACCGAACCAAAAATGGATGAAGATGTTATTAACAAATATCTTCACTTAATCGACTTAGAAGAGGAAAAAATAAAGGCAAAAGTATGAACCTGATTAGGCAGTTTGGACAATTTCCAGATAAGAAACGTAAAGAATATTTTAAGACACTTTCGAACTATAAAAATGGTCAATTTCAAAATTTAATAGATACGCCACAACTCGCAGAAAACAAAAATATGCGGCAAGTAATGGTCGAATATTTTTCCAAACATCCCAATACAACTCCCAAACAAGAACTTCCAAATGTTCATTCCGATCTAAAATCGATACCGAAAGAGCAGGATTTTTTCGTTTGGTTTGGGCATAGTTCTTATTTGTTACAAACCGATAATATCAATTTTCTAATCGATCCAGTTTTTAGTGGTAGTGCATCACCCATTCCCGGCTCAATCAAATCATTCTCAGGAAGCAACAATTATCGTGTTGCAGATTTACCTGCGATCGATTATCTAGTTATATCCCACGACCATTGGGATCATTTGGATTTCCCAACTATAGAATTATTGAAAAATAAAGTCGGAACCGTAGTTTGTAGTTTGGGCGTTGGGCAGCATTTTGAATATTGGGGTTGGGACAAATCCAAAATTATTGAGAAAAGCTGGGGAGAAGAAATCGTACTAAGTAACCAAATACATATGTACTACACACCAGC from Rhizosphaericola mali includes:
- a CDS encoding MBL fold metallo-hydrolase — protein: MNLIRQFGQFPDKKRKEYFKTLSNYKNGQFQNLIDTPQLAENKNMRQVMVEYFSKHPNTTPKQELPNVHSDLKSIPKEQDFFVWFGHSSYLLQTDNINFLIDPVFSGSASPIPGSIKSFSGSNNYRVADLPAIDYLVISHDHWDHLDFPTIELLKNKVGTVVCSLGVGQHFEYWGWDKSKIIEKSWGEEIVLSNQIHMYYTPARHFAGRGLSRNISLWTSYVLITPTKKIFLGGDSGYGPHFKEIGEKFGPFDFGFLECGQYNENWPFIHSLPKEIIQEAKELQLKNFIPVHNSKFKLSLHPWYEPLETITQLAEENNQTITTPKIGEVVYWNDLGKNWEKWWRPFIV
- a CDS encoding Na+/H+ antiporter, which gives rise to MLTHFPFILGMIIAIILIIMLSNKIKIAYPILLVVAGLLISLIPSVPNIKIDSQWIFILFLPPLLYEAAWTISWKELWFWRRIVSSFAFVVVFLTAISVAYVANAFIPGISIALGFLLGGIVSPPDAVSASAILQNVEVPKRMSIILEGESLLNDASSLIIFRFAMIAVGTGQFVWHEAALSFLWMIVGGGIIGLLLGYIIMKFHQLLPTDANMDTLITLVTPYTIYLAAEEVHSSGVLAVVCGGLFLSYHKYAFLKRSSRLRNENVWSSLVFLLNGIVFFIIGLDLPEILQGLQSEGISLGLATKYGLIITGTLILGRIIAAYGAVVVTLIMRNFITVADSSNPGFKVPIILGWTGMRGVVSLAAALSIPVYLKNGTPFPHRNLILYITFVVILGTLIIQGLTLPILLKKFQLPKYKDHYPEHEATAILKNDLAKASLEYIQTNYSVDAIQNFHLKKMVLQWEKQLEAEDELEMSNNAKKIYLDILDLQRKKLIEKNRTEPKMDEDVINKYLHLIDLEEEKIKAKV